The following proteins are co-located in the Microcystis wesenbergii NRERC-220 genome:
- a CDS encoding glycoside hydrolase family 10 protein, whose amino-acid sequence MNRISKTFNNFADSLVIYSQRYGKISWVIFLIIFACIMTITFNYPAQSTNQPQEKPEIRGVWLTNIDSEVLFKPQTLKDALDRLADLNFNTIYPTVWNWGYTLYPSKVAAKVTGRAIDPHKSLKNRDFLEEIISQGHRKKLRIIPWFEFGFMAPADSELAKRHPDWLTQRQDKSVIWWEGKVHQRVWLNPLHPQVQNFITDLVSEIITNYDIEGIQFDDHFGYPADFGYDETTIKLYQREHSGQLPPQDYQDKAWIQWRADKITDYMNSLAQTIKKQQPRAIISLSPNPYTFSLESYLLDWQKWQEKNLIDELVVQVYRTDMNAFDWELSQPELQQARESIPVAIGILSGLKGRPIPMVNITQQVEKSRQENFGVSFFFYETLWNMSNESPSYRRRIFREILQSANPS is encoded by the coding sequence ATGAATAGAATCAGTAAAACTTTTAATAATTTCGCCGATAGTTTGGTGATTTATAGTCAAAGATACGGAAAAATAAGCTGGGTAATATTTTTAATTATCTTTGCTTGTATCATGACGATAACCTTTAATTATCCGGCACAATCCACCAATCAACCCCAAGAAAAACCCGAAATTCGTGGAGTTTGGTTAACTAATATCGATAGTGAGGTATTATTTAAACCGCAAACCCTAAAAGATGCCCTTGATAGGTTGGCTGATTTAAACTTTAACACTATTTATCCCACGGTCTGGAATTGGGGTTATACACTCTATCCTTCTAAGGTAGCAGCAAAAGTCACAGGACGAGCGATCGATCCCCATAAGTCTTTAAAAAATCGCGACTTTTTAGAGGAAATAATTAGCCAAGGTCATCGGAAAAAATTAAGAATTATTCCCTGGTTTGAATTTGGTTTTATGGCTCCTGCGGATTCAGAATTAGCCAAACGACATCCCGATTGGTTAACCCAAAGACAGGATAAAAGTGTGATTTGGTGGGAAGGAAAAGTGCATCAACGTGTGTGGTTAAATCCCTTACATCCGCAAGTACAAAACTTTATTACCGATTTAGTCAGCGAGATTATTACTAACTACGATATAGAAGGAATTCAGTTTGATGACCATTTTGGTTATCCCGCCGATTTTGGCTATGATGAAACCACGATTAAGCTCTATCAAAGGGAACATTCTGGACAATTACCACCGCAAGATTACCAAGATAAAGCATGGATTCAATGGCGGGCCGATAAAATTACTGACTATATGAATAGTTTAGCCCAGACGATTAAAAAGCAGCAACCTAGAGCGATTATTTCCCTATCTCCTAATCCCTACACTTTCTCCCTAGAATCCTATCTTTTAGATTGGCAAAAATGGCAAGAAAAAAACTTGATTGATGAATTAGTAGTGCAAGTGTATCGAACTGATATGAACGCCTTTGACTGGGAATTATCGCAACCAGAATTACAGCAAGCTAGAGAATCTATTCCCGTGGCTATTGGGATTTTATCTGGTTTAAAAGGTCGTCCGATTCCGATGGTTAATATTACTCAACAAGTGGAAAAATCGAGACAAGAAAATTTTGGCGTTTCTTTCTTTTTCTACGAAACTTTATGGAATATGAGTAATGAATCTCCTTCCTATCGACGCAGGATTTTTCGGGAAATACTCCAGTCTGCTAATCCTAGCTAA
- a CDS encoding SLBB domain-containing protein gives MSTIKLILLIMLNSSQLQDLISQSLRYLLIIGTIAPLTSLEARPVQATPPSSPAPPKEAIAPIPAESKEYTLGEGDKVRVTVYQVADLSGDFLVLADGTLTLPLIGSVKVEGMTVTEAGQTLAKRYTTYLKRPVVTVSILTPRPLQIAIAGEVNRPGTYTINPEQSQKTPLLTEIIRQAGGVTTVADIGQVQIRRNLKGQEQLIQANLWQLIQKGDTTQDISLRDGDSIVIPTKTTLSVGEVNQLADANFGLDSDREINVTVVGEVYRPGSHRIVPNQVNTVTTENNRGIRRQPARLTQAIQQAGGIKPLADIRQVQVLRYTRDGSQQKIPVDLWSLLDKGDMTGDIFLQEGDTVIIPTATEISAKESETLASASFAPKTINVKVVGEVKKPGIIEVPPNTPLNQAILTAGDFDKRRANQSTVELIRLNPNGTVTKTSINIDFSQGINEKTNPILRNNDVVVVHRSGLASATDTLGTVLSPFTGLTGFFNGFFNLFR, from the coding sequence ATGTCAACGATAAAATTAATCCTATTAATAATGTTAAATAGCAGCCAATTACAGGATTTAATCAGCCAATCACTACGTTATCTGTTAATTATCGGCACTATTGCCCCCCTAACTTCCTTAGAAGCCCGCCCAGTCCAAGCCACTCCTCCTAGTAGTCCCGCACCCCCTAAAGAAGCGATTGCCCCTATCCCCGCAGAAAGCAAAGAGTACACCTTGGGAGAAGGGGATAAAGTGCGCGTCACCGTTTACCAAGTGGCGGATTTAAGCGGCGATTTCCTTGTTTTAGCCGATGGAACCCTAACTTTACCTCTGATTGGTAGCGTCAAAGTGGAGGGAATGACCGTCACCGAAGCCGGCCAAACCCTGGCTAAACGTTACACCACCTATCTCAAGCGTCCCGTGGTTACTGTTAGCATTCTCACCCCCCGGCCTCTGCAAATCGCCATCGCGGGGGAAGTCAATCGCCCGGGTACCTATACAATTAACCCCGAACAAAGCCAAAAAACGCCCCTATTGACCGAAATAATCCGGCAAGCGGGGGGAGTGACTACGGTGGCCGATATCGGTCAAGTTCAAATCCGACGCAACCTCAAGGGACAAGAACAGCTAATTCAAGCCAATCTCTGGCAATTAATCCAAAAAGGCGATACAACCCAGGATATTAGCCTCAGAGATGGCGATAGCATCGTTATTCCCACTAAAACGACCCTTAGCGTCGGCGAAGTCAATCAATTAGCCGATGCCAATTTTGGACTAGATAGCGATCGAGAAATTAATGTTACTGTGGTGGGAGAAGTTTATCGTCCTGGCTCCCATCGTATTGTCCCCAATCAAGTTAACACCGTCACCACAGAGAATAATCGCGGAATTCGACGACAACCGGCCCGACTAACCCAAGCTATCCAACAAGCGGGAGGCATCAAACCTCTGGCCGATATCCGACAGGTGCAAGTGCTGCGTTACACCCGTGACGGTTCCCAGCAGAAAATCCCGGTAGATCTCTGGAGTTTGCTCGATAAAGGTGATATGACCGGCGATATCTTTCTTCAAGAAGGTGATACGGTGATTATCCCCACCGCGACTGAAATCTCGGCCAAAGAATCGGAAACCCTAGCATCGGCTAGTTTTGCCCCTAAAACTATTAACGTGAAAGTGGTCGGTGAGGTGAAAAAACCGGGGATAATTGAAGTTCCTCCCAATACCCCTCTCAATCAGGCAATTTTAACCGCAGGAGACTTTGATAAGCGTCGCGCCAATCAGTCCACAGTGGAATTAATTCGTCTCAATCCTAACGGGACTGTCACCAAAACCTCAATTAACATCGATTTTTCCCAGGGTATCAACGAGAAAACTAACCCGATTCTCCGCAATAATGATGTGGTTGTGGTTCATCGCAGTGGTCTGGCCTCTGCTACCGACACCCTCGGCACGGTTTTAAGTCCCTTTACTGGTTTGACAGGCTTTTTCAACGGATTTTTTAATCTTTTCCGTTAA
- a CDS encoding phosphoketolase, which translates to MTATSTIPDFCQGIKYFGASLPEFDKYAGKAAIAEGKTAIIAANDPNAIYQTLLAADALRYLTLQITATKESGHPGGFASAADVIASLMMLGQKNIFTEVGHHAPGFYSNVFLDRSLEAMGISNVSELGERFREKHGLLGHLSGQIPGLLGPAGPLGQGQHFAMAAAKLHPNTLFPVTIGDGGLGEPYIMSSFGHFHTAYPEITNFLPILVWNGYSQEHHSMVSLKTNAEMEAYWRGNGFEEVILINAKDFDDANQNGEYVDSTKFSFNQRLEFMKAVLMATDKAAQLALGGKLTVIIIKQLKGAGVHKRGAASHNLYPGDSLEKDYIVSALQERALPPEAWAIVRTNFERSGGGPAVETVVTEKVFPLPDLGTLPMTEYTVGGDKKVATTAMGELVVAVGKADPNFVVTNADGNAASGINNINVGLKIIHPTTDETYFQAPNGQVYEPLSEDACAGLAVGLSLLGGRTLWCSYESFAINGLPIWQTVTQAMAELRRPTPSTITLFTAGALEQGRNGWTHQRPEIENYFAAMMRNGNIFPLFPCDANSIQVCYQWALGTSNKGITITASKSPLPVRTTFEQTRQALEKGGVILQESEGSKKVVFAVIGDMTLLPVFESAQQLEAAGIGVKIVSVINPRRLYRPSDVMSETSSEADNNFLDDAGFDSLFAGDALIGVTGGTSAMLEPIMLRSNTRRDVFAWKRGETTASAGEIMAYNGLTANALTTRATQLLG; encoded by the coding sequence ATGACAGCTACTAGCACAATTCCCGATTTTTGTCAAGGGATAAAATATTTTGGGGCTTCCTTACCGGAATTTGATAAATATGCAGGAAAAGCCGCTATCGCTGAGGGAAAAACCGCTATTATTGCCGCTAATGACCCGAATGCTATCTATCAAACCCTCCTAGCCGCCGATGCTTTGCGTTACCTCACCCTACAAATCACCGCTACCAAAGAATCGGGACACCCCGGCGGTTTTGCCAGCGCCGCCGACGTGATTGCCTCTTTGATGATGTTAGGCCAGAAAAATATTTTCACCGAAGTGGGCCATCATGCCCCCGGTTTTTATAGTAACGTCTTTCTCGATCGCTCTCTGGAAGCCATGGGCATCAGCAACGTCAGCGAATTGGGAGAACGTTTTCGGGAAAAACACGGACTTTTAGGGCATCTTTCTGGACAAATCCCCGGACTGCTCGGGCCGGCCGGTCCTTTGGGCCAAGGCCAACATTTTGCCATGGCGGCGGCCAAATTACACCCTAATACTCTTTTCCCTGTGACTATCGGGGATGGTGGTTTAGGAGAACCCTACATTATGAGTAGTTTTGGTCATTTTCACACTGCTTATCCAGAAATTACCAATTTTCTGCCGATTTTAGTTTGGAATGGCTATTCCCAAGAACACCATAGCATGGTGTCCCTGAAAACTAACGCCGAAATGGAAGCCTATTGGCGCGGTAATGGTTTCGAGGAAGTGATTCTCATTAATGCCAAAGACTTCGATGATGCTAATCAAAATGGGGAATATGTAGATAGCACCAAATTCTCTTTTAACCAGCGTCTGGAGTTCATGAAAGCGGTGTTAATGGCCACGGATAAAGCCGCCCAATTAGCCCTAGGTGGTAAACTAACGGTGATCATTATTAAACAACTTAAAGGGGCGGGAGTTCACAAACGGGGAGCGGCTTCCCATAATCTTTACCCCGGGGATTCTTTAGAAAAAGATTATATCGTTAGTGCCTTGCAGGAACGCGCTTTACCCCCTGAAGCTTGGGCAATTGTTCGTACTAATTTCGAGCGCTCTGGAGGCGGTCCGGCAGTGGAAACAGTGGTAACGGAAAAAGTCTTCCCTCTGCCGGATTTAGGAACCTTACCGATGACCGAATATACTGTGGGTGGCGATAAAAAAGTGGCCACCACTGCCATGGGGGAATTAGTGGTAGCTGTGGGTAAAGCTGACCCCAATTTTGTCGTCACAAATGCTGATGGTAATGCCGCTTCGGGAATTAATAATATTAACGTCGGGTTAAAGATTATTCACCCCACCACCGATGAGACCTATTTCCAAGCACCTAACGGTCAAGTTTATGAGCCTTTAAGCGAGGATGCCTGTGCTGGATTAGCCGTCGGTTTATCTCTCTTGGGAGGGCGGACTTTATGGTGTTCCTACGAGTCTTTTGCTATCAATGGTTTACCGATTTGGCAGACTGTAACCCAAGCGATGGCGGAGTTACGTCGTCCCACCCCTTCTACTATTACTTTATTCACCGCCGGAGCCTTAGAGCAAGGGCGTAATGGTTGGACACACCAACGCCCAGAGATTGAAAATTATTTCGCCGCTATGATGCGAAATGGTAATATTTTTCCTCTCTTTCCCTGCGATGCTAACAGCATTCAAGTCTGTTATCAATGGGCTTTAGGAACCAGCAATAAAGGCATTACAATCACTGCTAGTAAATCGCCTTTACCGGTGCGAACCACCTTTGAGCAAACCCGTCAAGCTTTGGAAAAAGGCGGCGTAATTCTCCAGGAATCGGAAGGCAGCAAAAAAGTCGTTTTTGCCGTCATTGGTGATATGACTTTATTACCCGTCTTTGAGTCTGCCCAACAGTTAGAAGCGGCGGGAATCGGGGTAAAAATTGTCTCGGTAATTAATCCCCGTCGTCTCTACCGTCCTAGCGATGTGATGAGTGAAACTAGCTCAGAAGCTGATAATAATTTCCTTGATGATGCTGGTTTTGACAGTCTCTTTGCTGGTGATGCTTTAATCGGAGTAACTGGTGGTACAAGCGCCATGTTAGAACCGATTATGTTACGCAGTAATACCCGTCGGGATGTCTTCGCTTGGAAACGGGGAGAAACCACCGCCAGTGCCGGGGAAATTATGGCCTATAATGGCTTAACTGCCAATGCTTTAACTACCCGTGCTACCCAGTTATTAGGCTAA
- a CDS encoding ABC transporter permease, with the protein MDWWHKLKDNPLARWGAVLLLIFYLSVMAADFVAPYSPYSSQPGQSLLPPTQIFWRSQSGSNKGEWIGPHVYPTTQSAINIETGERKLMRDFNNPLPLRLLVKGETYNFGQIRLPLPPKWEEVTLFPGIPFDLHLFGVIGDGRINILGTDESGRDSFSRLIFGGRISLFIGLVGILISFPIGLFVGGVSGYFGGWLDGILMRFVEVLMTIPGIYLLVALAAVLPAGLTSTQRFLLIVLITSFISWSGLARVIRGQVLSLKEQEFIQAAKAMGAKPLYIILRHVLPQTASYIIISATLAVPGFIVAESVLSLIGLGIQQPDPSWGNMLSLATNASIIVLQPWLIWPPALLIILTVLAFNLLGDGLRDALDPRNLER; encoded by the coding sequence ATGGACTGGTGGCACAAACTCAAAGATAATCCTCTCGCCCGTTGGGGAGCAGTTTTACTGTTAATCTTCTATTTAAGCGTAATGGCGGCGGATTTTGTCGCTCCCTACTCTCCCTACTCCTCCCAACCCGGTCAGTCTCTCCTACCCCCCACCCAAATCTTTTGGCGCTCGCAGTCGGGAAGTAACAAGGGTGAGTGGATTGGCCCCCACGTCTATCCCACCACTCAAAGTGCTATTAATATAGAAACTGGTGAGCGGAAGCTAATGAGAGATTTTAACAACCCCTTGCCGCTACGTCTCTTGGTTAAGGGTGAAACCTATAATTTCGGTCAAATTCGCCTACCTTTACCGCCAAAATGGGAGGAAGTAACTTTATTCCCCGGTATCCCTTTTGATCTCCATCTGTTCGGGGTCATCGGCGATGGTAGAATCAATATATTGGGAACCGACGAATCGGGACGCGATAGTTTTAGTCGCTTGATTTTCGGGGGCAGAATTAGTTTATTTATCGGTTTGGTCGGGATTTTAATTTCTTTCCCTATCGGTTTATTTGTCGGTGGCGTTTCTGGCTATTTTGGTGGTTGGTTAGATGGGATTTTAATGCGTTTTGTGGAAGTTTTAATGACTATCCCCGGCATATATTTACTCGTGGCCCTAGCGGCCGTTTTACCCGCAGGATTAACCAGTACCCAGCGCTTTTTATTAATCGTCCTGATTACTTCTTTTATCAGTTGGTCGGGATTAGCGCGGGTAATTCGCGGTCAAGTTTTATCCCTGAAAGAACAGGAATTTATTCAGGCCGCCAAAGCTATGGGAGCAAAACCCCTTTATATTATTCTGCGTCATGTGCTGCCCCAAACTGCCAGTTATATCATTATTTCTGCTACGTTAGCGGTGCCGGGGTTTATCGTGGCCGAATCGGTTTTAAGTTTAATTGGTTTGGGAATTCAACAGCCGGATCCTAGTTGGGGAAATATGCTTTCTCTGGCTACCAATGCCTCAATTATTGTTCTACAACCCTGGTTAATTTGGCCGCCTGCTTTGTTAATTATTCTCACCGTTTTAGCTTTTAATTTACTCGGTGATGGTTTACGCGATGCTCTAGATCCTCGCAATTTAGAGAGATAA
- a CDS encoding aldo/keto reductase yields MQKRYLGQTNIEITPLLVGTWQAGKKMWAGIEDGESIKAIRAAFEAGITTVDTAEIYGEGHSESIVAQALADVREQVVYATKVFANHLKYEEVIAACHRSLKNLQTDYIDLYQIHWPSGSWNTEIVPISETMAALNYLKAQGKIRTIGVSNFSRSQLEEASQYGRIESIQPPYSLFWRSVEKEIMPYCLENNISILAYSPLAQGLLTGKFRNGYQLASEDHRIKNKLFHGENFQRVQAALTQLEPIANRYNCSLAQLSLAWLIKQPQTNAIAGVRNAAQAVNNAQAMTINLTPEDLKLIDNIGQQVTDCLDDNPVLWNF; encoded by the coding sequence ATGCAAAAACGCTATCTCGGTCAGACTAATATAGAAATTACTCCCCTTCTCGTGGGTACTTGGCAAGCAGGAAAAAAGATGTGGGCAGGTATTGAAGATGGAGAAAGTATTAAAGCCATTCGTGCCGCTTTTGAGGCAGGAATTACCACTGTAGATACAGCCGAAATCTACGGGGAAGGTCACTCGGAATCCATTGTCGCTCAAGCTTTGGCCGATGTGCGAGAACAGGTAGTTTATGCCACCAAAGTTTTTGCTAATCACCTCAAATACGAGGAAGTTATCGCCGCTTGTCATCGCTCTTTAAAAAACCTCCAAACCGATTATATAGATCTTTATCAAATTCATTGGCCCAGTGGCTCATGGAACACGGAAATAGTGCCTATTTCTGAAACTATGGCCGCTCTTAATTATCTGAAAGCCCAGGGAAAAATTCGCACTATAGGGGTTTCCAATTTCTCCCGCTCTCAACTGGAAGAAGCCAGTCAATACGGCAGAATTGAGAGTATTCAACCTCCCTATTCTCTGTTTTGGCGCTCGGTAGAAAAGGAAATTATGCCCTATTGTCTAGAGAATAATATTTCTATTTTGGCCTATTCTCCCCTTGCCCAAGGTTTATTAACAGGAAAATTTAGAAACGGTTATCAGTTAGCATCGGAGGATCATAGAATTAAAAATAAACTCTTTCATGGCGAAAACTTTCAGAGGGTACAAGCGGCTTTAACTCAATTAGAACCGATTGCTAACCGCTATAATTGTTCCCTAGCTCAATTATCTCTTGCTTGGTTAATTAAGCAACCTCAAACTAATGCAATTGCTGGGGTAAGAAATGCCGCTCAAGCAGTTAATAATGCTCAAGCAATGACAATTAATTTAACCCCAGAAGACCTAAAATTAATTGATAATATTGGTCAACAGGTGACTGATTGCTTGGATGATAATCCTGTGCTGTGGAATTTCTAA
- a CDS encoding helix-hairpin-helix domain-containing protein, with the protein MVKIIGRQFLGRQPVYDIGVEKDHNFLLGNGLIASNCFNKSHSTAYAYVTYQTAYLKANYPVEYMTALLTASSDNQDKVEKYRENCQKMNIDVEPPDINRSQKHFTPIGRKILFGLSAVRNLGENAIEAILKAREAAGGKFTSLGDFCERVDLRVVNKRALETLIYCGAFDKIQPNRHQLIEDLELVVAWAQKRTKEKESGQMNIFDMLGGSTENKQESEFEQSPSATAVADFSLQEKLKLEKEHLGFYVSEHPLKALQRAAQVLSPINLADLEEHKTRKKVSAIVLLNAVKKIMTKKGNPMAFLTLEDASGQSEAVVFSDTYERLQKLLVEEATLMVWGKVDRRDDRVQLIIEDAEPIETIKMVMVNLSLQDVVNQNRQNLLKSILQSGDKQKAKVPVIATIGAGTQRQFVRLGQNYWVEDDNSVLESLKVAGFLANSAPLINH; encoded by the coding sequence ATGGTTAAAATTATCGGTCGTCAATTCTTGGGAAGGCAACCCGTTTACGATATTGGTGTGGAGAAAGATCATAATTTTTTGCTGGGCAACGGGTTAATTGCCTCCAATTGTTTTAATAAATCTCACTCTACCGCTTATGCTTACGTCACCTATCAAACCGCTTATTTAAAAGCTAATTATCCTGTGGAATATATGACAGCGTTACTAACTGCTAGTAGCGATAATCAGGATAAGGTGGAAAAGTACCGAGAAAACTGTCAGAAAATGAATATCGATGTCGAACCTCCCGACATCAATCGATCGCAAAAACATTTTACCCCGATTGGACGCAAAATTCTCTTCGGTTTGTCCGCAGTTAGAAATCTGGGCGAAAATGCGATCGAGGCTATTTTAAAAGCGCGGGAAGCAGCGGGAGGAAAGTTTACTTCTTTAGGTGATTTTTGTGAGCGTGTTGATTTACGAGTAGTCAACAAAAGAGCTTTAGAAACGCTAATTTATTGCGGTGCTTTTGATAAAATTCAACCGAATCGCCATCAATTAATTGAAGATTTAGAATTAGTAGTTGCTTGGGCGCAAAAACGCACCAAAGAGAAAGAAAGTGGTCAAATGAATATTTTTGATATGCTAGGGGGTAGCACAGAAAATAAACAAGAGTCCGAGTTTGAACAGTCTCCCAGTGCAACGGCAGTAGCAGATTTTTCCCTACAGGAAAAGTTAAAACTGGAAAAAGAACATTTGGGTTTTTATGTTTCCGAACATCCTTTAAAAGCTTTACAAAGAGCCGCTCAAGTCCTATCTCCTATCAATTTAGCTGACTTAGAAGAACACAAAACCAGAAAAAAAGTCAGTGCGATTGTCCTATTAAATGCCGTTAAGAAAATTATGACCAAAAAAGGGAATCCTATGGCCTTTTTAACCCTAGAAGATGCCTCGGGACAGTCGGAAGCGGTGGTTTTTTCCGATACCTACGAACGTCTGCAAAAATTATTAGTAGAAGAAGCAACTTTAATGGTGTGGGGAAAAGTTGATCGCCGAGATGATCGGGTACAATTAATTATCGAAGATGCGGAACCGATCGAAACCATTAAAATGGTGATGGTTAATTTATCCCTGCAAGATGTCGTCAACCAAAATCGTCAAAATCTTCTTAAAAGTATTCTGCAATCGGGAGACAAACAAAAGGCAAAAGTTCCCGTTATTGCCACCATCGGTGCGGGAACTCAGCGTCAATTTGTGCGTTTAGGACAAAACTATTGGGTAGAGGATGACAATTCAGTGCTAGAGTCTCTGAAAGTTGCGGGTTTTCTGGCTAATTCTGCACCTCTGATTAATCATTAA
- a CDS encoding 2OG-Fe(II) oxygenase: MFINPLVYEKSSVYRQDFETAQPFKHLVIDNFLVGEQAQILLENFPSFNPQKAISELGKVGGKAVNEDLIGLGGVYQQFGRYVQSQEFLELISQLTGIDNLITDPSFYGGGTHENLHGQELDPHIDFNLDERHWYHRRLNLLIYLNPQWQADWGGNLELHSNPRQLEENRIKSFVPIFNRCLIFETNEHSWHGFSQINLPENQRHLSRKSLSIYLYTKERPIEELSPSHTTFYIPRPLPENIQPHQVLSSEDYQQIKILLKRRDDLIRFYQDRELKESQDLVSLKSHIKRYLSLQYPRLWKIIKSLPRW, translated from the coding sequence ATGTTTATTAATCCCCTTGTTTATGAGAAATCTTCTGTCTATCGTCAAGATTTTGAGACAGCGCAACCGTTTAAGCATTTGGTCATCGATAATTTTTTAGTTGGGGAGCAAGCGCAAATTTTGCTGGAAAATTTTCCCAGTTTTAATCCGCAAAAAGCCATTAGTGAGTTAGGAAAAGTTGGCGGCAAGGCAGTTAATGAGGATTTAATCGGTTTAGGGGGTGTTTACCAACAGTTTGGCCGCTACGTTCAATCTCAAGAGTTTTTAGAGTTAATTTCCCAATTAACCGGTATCGATAATTTAATTACAGACCCTAGTTTTTATGGGGGTGGAACCCACGAAAATTTACATGGTCAAGAATTAGACCCTCACATTGATTTTAACCTCGATGAGCGTCACTGGTATCATCGCCGCTTGAATTTATTAATCTATTTAAATCCCCAATGGCAAGCAGATTGGGGAGGGAATCTCGAGTTACATTCCAATCCTCGTCAACTGGAAGAAAATAGGATTAAATCTTTTGTACCTATCTTTAATCGTTGTCTTATTTTTGAAACCAATGAACATTCATGGCATGGATTTTCTCAGATTAATTTACCAGAAAATCAACGGCATTTATCCCGGAAATCTCTTTCTATCTATCTCTATACCAAAGAACGTCCTATCGAAGAATTATCACCATCTCATACAACTTTTTACATCCCGCGCCCGCTGCCAGAAAATATTCAACCCCATCAAGTTTTAAGCTCGGAAGATTACCAACAAATTAAAATTTTACTGAAAAGACGGGATGATTTAATTCGTTTTTATCAAGATAGAGAACTGAAAGAATCGCAGGATTTAGTTAGTTTAAAATCCCATATTAAGCGCTATCTATCTCTCCAATATCCTCGCCTATGGAAAATTATTAAAAGTTTACCTCGTTGGTAA
- a CDS encoding M42 family metallopeptidase: MDFDHLFDTIATLVLHHSPSGMETEIDRFLLERFQELGLETWQDQAGNVIGKIKGRDSTKKIAITGHKDEIGAIIKAINPDGTLQIRRLGGAFPWIYGEGVVDIIGDRETRSGILSFGSRHISHESPQKVQQENTPVTWESAWIETKLTPEELEACGVRVGSRVVVGKHRKQPFRLKDYIASYTLDNKASVAILLELAARVINPAVDIYLVASAKEEVGALGALFFTANNRLDALIALEICPLAPEYPIKDGSSPVLLSQDGYGIYDEELNQELRIAAEKAGIPLQLAIISGFGSDASIAMKFGHIAKAACLGFPTQNTHGYEIAHLGAIANCLSILEAYCQVI, encoded by the coding sequence ATGGATTTTGATCACCTCTTTGACACCATTGCCACTCTTGTCCTCCATCATTCTCCTAGTGGAATGGAAACGGAAATCGATCGCTTTTTACTAGAACGCTTTCAAGAGTTAGGATTAGAAACATGGCAAGATCAAGCGGGAAATGTCATCGGAAAGATTAAAGGACGGGATTCGACTAAAAAAATTGCTATTACTGGTCATAAAGACGAAATTGGTGCTATTATCAAGGCAATTAATCCCGATGGTACTCTGCAAATTCGCCGACTCGGGGGAGCTTTTCCTTGGATTTACGGAGAGGGAGTGGTGGATATTATCGGTGATAGGGAAACCAGATCGGGGATTCTCTCCTTTGGTTCCCGTCATATTTCCCATGAATCCCCGCAAAAAGTGCAGCAGGAAAACACTCCCGTCACCTGGGAATCCGCATGGATAGAGACGAAATTGACTCCGGAAGAATTAGAAGCTTGCGGGGTGCGCGTCGGTAGTCGAGTCGTGGTGGGAAAACACCGAAAACAACCCTTTCGACTAAAAGACTACATTGCCAGTTATACCCTCGATAATAAAGCTTCCGTGGCGATTCTTTTAGAATTAGCGGCCAGAGTAATTAACCCCGCAGTGGATATATATCTCGTTGCCTCGGCTAAGGAGGAGGTAGGAGCCTTAGGGGCCTTATTTTTTACGGCAAATAACCGCTTAGATGCTTTAATTGCCCTAGAAATCTGTCCCCTCGCTCCTGAATATCCGATTAAGGATGGCAGCAGTCCTGTGTTATTGTCTCAGGATGGTTACGGTATCTATGATGAGGAATTAAATCAAGAATTACGAATTGCAGCCGAAAAGGCGGGAATACCCCTGCAATTAGCTATTATTAGTGGTTTTGGTAGCGATGCCTCCATCGCCATGAAATTCGGTCATATAGCTAAGGCCGCTTGCCTAGGTTTTCCCACCCAAAACACCCACGGTTATGAAATTGCCCATTTAGGAGCGATAGCTAACTGCCTTAGCATATTAGAAGCTTATTGTCAAGTAATTTAG